One region of Deltaproteobacteria bacterium genomic DNA includes:
- a CDS encoding bifunctional DNA primase/polymerase — translation MICTIELILSYAAKGWPTIPIEPRGKKPLIPWADFQQRVPTTEEVQAWFEKWPDANIGIVTGKISQLIVVDVDSEQAQATIDKLLPDSLVTPVAKTAKGKHYYFVRPPGGLQNRVRVDGVALDVRCDSGYVVAPPSVHKSGLAYEWIVSPNDAALAELPQSIIDLIEKDSKAQLVATPALSVMST, via the coding sequence ATGATTTGCACTATCGAATTAATTCTTAGCTATGCCGCAAAAGGTTGGCCTACTATTCCCATTGAACCAAGGGGCAAAAAGCCACTCATACCATGGGCAGATTTCCAGCAGCGAGTGCCTACAACAGAAGAGGTGCAAGCGTGGTTTGAAAAATGGCCTGATGCAAACATAGGCATCGTTACAGGCAAGATATCGCAACTAATAGTTGTTGATGTTGATAGCGAGCAAGCGCAAGCAACTATCGATAAACTTTTGCCCGATAGTTTAGTAACGCCCGTAGCAAAGACAGCTAAAGGTAAGCACTACTATTTTGTTCGCCCACCAGGTGGCTTGCAAAATAGGGTGCGTGTTGATGGTGTTGCTTTAGATGTTAGGTGTGACAGTGGTTATGTTGTTGCACCGCCGTCTGTTCATAAATCAGGTTTAGCTTATGAGTGGATAGTATCACCTAATGACGCGGCTCTTGCTGAGTTACCGCAATCAATAATTGATCTGATAGAGAAAGATAGCAAAGCGCAACTGGTAGCAACACCGGCATTATCAGTAATGTCTACT